The Phycisphaerae bacterium RAS1 genome includes a region encoding these proteins:
- a CDS encoding Tetratricopeptide repeat protein, whose product MPGRRRRVAIKVVRAGLSAREFQVRFGAERLLAFFADLLIPATPFETPGGADRTLREVALDARQKIDDGKFGADPATESAIRFQLGNIFVGLGDLDEAERQCIAAAHLADAVPGDVPDQVGARMLLAHVLVERGDPAAAEAPAREAAALCGDADSGVTMEDRARAFAQLGHTLTELSNFSEAEPVLRVALDIAEGTGLSEKDVLAPTLQRLARLCSLTNRAAEAERLFRRALALNEANLPAGHMLIATTTANLAMSLHDQRRFAEAAPMLESAYDQLCAAVGESHNATISTLKNLAMCHLSLGENDKSLTLLEQVVRARRAAQGPASITLSSDLFSIATALHGKSQFAAAEQYYRETINVALAAGGPETLHAADPQHAFAFMLLSADRPADAEPISREALRVRLLRLGESHTKVAQSRNVLGGILIALDRQDEAEPLLAAAWPILRDGKDVNPVWRIDCVKRLLAIARYRNDEAALAQWTQQLEALSPKQR is encoded by the coding sequence GTGCCCGGGCGCCGGCGGCGGGTCGCGATCAAGGTCGTGCGGGCGGGTCTCTCTGCGCGCGAGTTTCAAGTGCGCTTCGGCGCGGAACGCCTGCTGGCCTTCTTCGCCGATCTGCTGATCCCTGCGACGCCCTTTGAGACTCCGGGCGGCGCAGACCGCACGCTGCGCGAAGTCGCCTTGGACGCCAGGCAGAAGATCGACGACGGGAAATTCGGCGCCGATCCCGCCACGGAGAGCGCCATTCGTTTCCAACTTGGCAACATCTTCGTCGGCCTCGGCGACTTGGACGAAGCCGAACGACAGTGCATCGCGGCGGCGCATCTCGCCGATGCCGTCCCGGGCGACGTGCCGGATCAGGTCGGCGCCCGAATGCTTCTGGCTCACGTACTGGTCGAGCGCGGCGATCCGGCCGCCGCCGAGGCGCCCGCGCGCGAGGCGGCGGCGCTCTGCGGCGACGCGGATTCCGGCGTCACGATGGAGGACCGCGCTCGCGCCTTCGCCCAACTGGGCCACACGCTGACCGAACTGTCGAACTTTTCCGAGGCCGAGCCTGTGCTGCGGGTGGCGCTCGACATCGCCGAAGGCACGGGCTTAAGTGAAAAGGACGTACTGGCCCCCACCTTGCAGCGCCTCGCACGGCTGTGCAGCCTGACCAATCGGGCTGCCGAGGCCGAGCGGCTCTTCCGCCGCGCGCTGGCGCTGAACGAGGCCAATCTCCCCGCCGGGCACATGTTGATTGCCACCACAACGGCCAATCTGGCCATGTCGCTGCACGATCAGCGTCGCTTCGCCGAGGCGGCGCCCATGCTGGAGTCTGCGTACGACCAGCTTTGCGCGGCCGTTGGCGAATCGCACAACGCGACAATCTCAACCCTGAAAAACCTGGCGATGTGCCATTTGAGCCTGGGCGAAAACGACAAGTCGCTGACCCTGCTCGAACAAGTCGTTCGTGCGCGTCGAGCCGCGCAGGGCCCCGCGTCCATCACGTTGTCGAGCGATCTATTCTCGATCGCGACCGCGCTCCACGGAAAATCGCAATTCGCCGCCGCCGAACAGTACTATCGCGAGACGATCAACGTGGCCCTGGCGGCCGGGGGGCCGGAGACCCTTCACGCCGCCGACCCGCAGCACGCCTTTGCCTTCATGCTGCTCTCCGCCGACCGCCCCGCCGATGCCGAGCCGATTTCGCGCGAGGCCCTGCGCGTCCGCCTGCTCCGCCTGGGCGAAAGCCACACGAAAGTAGCGCAATCCCGTAACGTCCTGGGCGGCATCCTGATCGCGCTCGACCGCCAGGACGAGGCCGAACCGCTGCTCGCCGCGGCCTGGCCGATCCTTCGCGACGGCAAAGACGTGAATCCCGTCTGGCGGATCGATTGCGTGAAGCGCCTGCTCGCCATTGCCCGCTACCGCAACGACGAAGCGGCTCTCGCCCAATGGACGCAGCAGCTCGAGGCTCTGTCGCCCAAGCAACGGTAG
- a CDS encoding Cortical protein marker for cell polarity — protein MPHPQLGIGPGAPHAPPYDAEVAVGLAANNWLDDDTFTLAEFAKGNAVMLTLMTVPVGGGSGAVGRTPDSLNGLMIPNTIFPIGFSIESLVGGQPFSPAFVISVPALDTNLDPPFPNIDGHSHSPVFAFDSAEFANAGAAVIGPHEYRVQARDQLGHGWDIVATFSVAAEPGVTCTYGWSRRFGVPGFGNQGGGSPQALAFQTWDDGNGPALYIGGTFVDTGGNLGGPNTIHSIARWDGEAFSALTNGTTNGQVNALTLFDDDGPGPRGTALYAAGTFTQIAGFSATRIARWDGAAWEALSTGIGASSVSALEVFDEDGAGPNPPRLFVGGSFGSAGGTPVNNIARWDGTTWTAVGGPTNGVNGSVLALKTYEGALVVAGNFSQAGGAPAQRLARWNGTSWSALASSGAGGSIRALEMYDDGTGPGLYVGGEFTGINGVSANNVARYKNGTFSALGSGVTGSNGVNALRAYDDGNGPALHVAGNFTTAGGQAANGIARWKLSGWTVIPGAGANSFASLRVFDDGKQREVYAGGPWSFIDDLRPYGVARWNGSRWASLGQGVSSENRVTLAACVHDDGGGAKLYVGGSGATIQYGGERTGAVAKWNGAEWATLFPGTTTGTVLNGLIETLESVTLPSGGGVTTELYAGGAFSMINGNPINGVARFDDGLNQWVAVGTGLVGLAGPVRDLKVFDDDGAGPIPPALYACGQNILNCLPACGTYAVARWDGATWVGVGSTSGGTMRRLIAFDADGAGPNGETLIAVGANAGGPMVRCVAGAAIPGCLNGGPATGFDADDAVLYDSGSGPQLYICGWFREPGLDTQIRRWNGASWDVIPFAPGFPLNRVMAMAVLDDGTGPKLYSASQVTNDGVFVRSWDGTTDAPVGGGVFSPFPFQIDEMIVHDDDGAGPKPASLWLIDAGRYVQGISTSGIAEWAALPPTITLHPDSQRVEHGSFVTLAADATASGPRLFRWTKDGAPLSDGPNLFGSATNTLLIFSAAYADEGEYRCVVSDACGQSCTVAAELDVFLIGDMNCDGNVDIIDINPFILALSDPAAYAAQYPTCEINNGDIRTYPKTGLSNRSVQPRCRKP, from the coding sequence GTGCCGCATCCGCAGCTCGGCATCGGCCCGGGCGCGCCGCACGCGCCGCCATACGACGCCGAAGTCGCGGTCGGGTTGGCGGCGAACAACTGGCTCGACGACGACACGTTCACGCTTGCGGAGTTCGCCAAAGGCAACGCGGTGATGCTGACGCTGATGACGGTTCCGGTCGGCGGGGGTTCGGGCGCGGTCGGACGCACGCCCGATTCACTGAACGGACTGATGATCCCGAACACGATCTTTCCCATCGGCTTCTCGATCGAGTCGCTCGTGGGCGGGCAGCCGTTTAGTCCGGCATTCGTAATCTCCGTCCCGGCCCTCGATACGAATCTTGATCCGCCATTTCCGAATATCGACGGCCACAGTCACTCTCCGGTTTTCGCGTTCGATTCGGCGGAGTTCGCCAACGCCGGCGCGGCGGTGATCGGCCCGCACGAGTATCGAGTGCAGGCCCGCGACCAGCTCGGGCACGGCTGGGACATCGTCGCCACGTTCAGCGTGGCCGCGGAGCCGGGCGTCACGTGCACGTACGGCTGGTCGCGGCGCTTCGGCGTACCCGGGTTCGGGAATCAGGGCGGCGGCTCGCCGCAGGCGCTCGCATTCCAGACGTGGGACGACGGCAACGGGCCGGCGCTCTACATCGGCGGCACGTTTGTGGACACCGGGGGGAACCTGGGCGGGCCGAACACAATCCACAGCATCGCGCGCTGGGATGGTGAGGCGTTCTCAGCGCTGACGAACGGGACCACCAACGGGCAGGTAAACGCGCTGACGCTGTTTGACGACGACGGCCCGGGGCCGCGCGGAACCGCGCTGTACGCCGCCGGCACCTTTACGCAGATCGCCGGCTTCTCTGCCACGCGGATTGCGCGCTGGGATGGCGCAGCCTGGGAGGCCCTGAGCACCGGGATCGGCGCCAGCAGCGTGTCGGCCCTGGAGGTGTTTGACGAAGACGGCGCCGGCCCGAACCCGCCGCGGCTTTTCGTCGGCGGGTCGTTCGGCAGCGCCGGCGGCACGCCGGTCAACAACATCGCCCGCTGGGACGGGACGACCTGGACGGCCGTCGGCGGGCCGACCAACGGCGTCAACGGTTCGGTGCTCGCGCTGAAGACCTACGAAGGCGCATTGGTCGTTGCGGGTAACTTCTCGCAAGCCGGCGGCGCACCCGCGCAGCGCCTGGCACGCTGGAACGGAACGTCATGGTCCGCGCTCGCATCCAGCGGCGCGGGAGGGAGTATTCGCGCGCTGGAGATGTACGACGACGGAACCGGCCCGGGGCTCTATGTCGGCGGCGAATTCACCGGCATCAACGGCGTCAGCGCGAACAACGTGGCGCGCTACAAGAACGGCACGTTCTCGGCGCTCGGGAGCGGCGTAACCGGGTCGAACGGCGTGAACGCACTGCGCGCCTACGACGACGGCAACGGCCCCGCCCTGCACGTCGCCGGCAACTTCACGACCGCCGGCGGGCAGGCGGCCAACGGCATCGCGCGCTGGAAGCTCAGCGGCTGGACGGTCATTCCGGGCGCCGGGGCGAACTCGTTCGCCAGTCTCCGCGTGTTCGACGACGGCAAGCAGCGCGAGGTCTACGCCGGCGGACCCTGGTCATTCATCGACGATCTTCGCCCGTACGGCGTGGCGCGCTGGAACGGCAGCCGCTGGGCGTCGCTGGGCCAGGGCGTGTCGTCGGAGAATCGGGTCACGCTGGCCGCGTGCGTCCATGACGACGGCGGCGGGGCGAAGCTCTACGTCGGCGGCAGCGGCGCAACGATCCAGTACGGCGGCGAGCGGACCGGCGCGGTTGCGAAGTGGAACGGCGCGGAGTGGGCGACGCTCTTTCCGGGCACGACAACCGGGACGGTGCTGAATGGCCTGATCGAGACGCTCGAGAGCGTCACGCTGCCGAGCGGCGGAGGCGTTACGACCGAGCTGTACGCCGGTGGTGCTTTCTCGATGATCAACGGCAACCCGATCAACGGCGTGGCGCGTTTCGATGACGGCCTGAACCAGTGGGTCGCCGTTGGAACCGGTCTCGTGGGGTTGGCGGGCCCGGTGCGCGACCTGAAGGTATTTGACGACGACGGCGCCGGGCCCATTCCGCCGGCGCTCTACGCGTGCGGACAGAACATCCTGAACTGCCTGCCCGCGTGCGGTACCTACGCCGTCGCGCGTTGGGATGGCGCCACGTGGGTCGGCGTGGGCAGCACGAGCGGCGGCACGATGCGCCGGCTGATCGCGTTCGACGCGGACGGGGCCGGACCGAACGGCGAAACGCTGATCGCCGTCGGGGCAAACGCTGGCGGCCCGATGGTGCGCTGTGTCGCCGGCGCGGCGATTCCCGGCTGCCTGAACGGCGGCCCGGCCACGGGCTTCGACGCGGACGATGCGGTGCTCTACGACAGCGGCAGCGGTCCGCAGCTTTACATCTGCGGCTGGTTCCGCGAACCCGGACTGGACACCCAGATTCGCCGCTGGAACGGCGCTTCATGGGACGTGATTCCGTTCGCGCCGGGATTCCCGCTGAATCGCGTCATGGCCATGGCCGTGCTTGACGACGGAACGGGGCCCAAGCTCTACAGCGCATCGCAGGTCACCAACGATGGCGTCTTTGTGCGGAGCTGGGACGGAACGACCGACGCGCCCGTGGGCGGCGGCGTCTTCAGTCCATTCCCATTCCAAATAGACGAGATGATCGTGCACGATGACGACGGGGCCGGCCCAAAGCCCGCGTCACTGTGGCTCATCGACGCGGGTCGCTACGTGCAGGGCATCAGCACGTCGGGAATCGCCGAATGGGCCGCGCTCCCGCCGACGATCACTCTGCACCCCGATTCACAGCGCGTCGAGCACGGCAGCTTCGTGACGCTTGCCGCCGACGCCACCGCCAGCGGTCCGCGGCTGTTCCGCTGGACCAAGGACGGCGCACCGCTGTCCGACGGCCCGAACCTATTCGGCAGCGCGACGAACACGCTGCTCATCTTCTCCGCCGCGTACGCCGACGAAGGTGAGTATCGCTGCGTGGTTAGCGACGCCTGCGGCCAGAGCTGCACCGTCGCCGCCGAGCTGGACGTATTCCTGATCGGCGACATGAACTGCGACGGGAACGTGGACATCATCGACATCAACCCGTTCATCCTGGCGCTCTCCGATCCGGCGGCGTACGCGGCGCAGTATCCCACTTGTGAGATCAACAACGGCGACATTAGAACCTATCCCAAAACCGGTCTAAGCAACAGGAGCGTGCAGCCGAGATGCAGGAAGCCCTGA
- the glgB_2 gene encoding 1,4-alpha-glucan branching enzyme GlgB: MLVACVAPFLMVLAAADNNVEWAGLSHVGWEDRRPLCPIQQEAFDVYFQAYRFDITAARAVVTAGSTSFVNCVYDHDRGPYAIWKASIPASPTSTLRYYFEITDGSDTDYLSVSGVTDGIPGDGGWLVNFSTLEHAPYGATLVYNAAGNPAGCVFRVWSQNQTQAWVRGQFNNWGTTNPMTKIGNDFFAYVSNAADRQMYKYYFNTGAIWKTDARGRAINPGDNYNTHIENPLRHQWNDGSFQTPAFEDMICYELHVGTFSGFNDGIGAPIPGRYQDVATHVSHLVELGVNVVELMPVTEYPWDFSAGYNPVSQWAPEWKHGNPDDLKQMIDVLHQNGIAVTLDLVWNHFSNTDNFMWQYDSTATQLYFDNPAINTPWGSQADYDKVEVRDYYADSLLQWLEEFHVDGFRFDATDFINQYQPANGWGLMQRLNNSMDNRWVDKIAVAEQLPNDSWVTRPTSLGGAGFDSQWHDAFTDNLRQELIDASFGDPEMWKIGNIINGSGQYLEYTQVSNYLELHDEAWPTSGGQRFVRTIDSGNTSSVYAKGRTKLGQGVVMFSPGIPVMLQGTEWLEDINFGSGSPSGVDRIDWSKKVTYRRIFDFYRDMIHVRKTNGAFRANAGRQVYHLNEGGNVIGWQRYDGSGNVCVVIANFSNTDYMDYHIGLPQSGNWYELINSQAKGYDGNWQTNPGALSSVAEPYDGHPQSIYLTLPQMGLIVLRWNNPPDAFLDPDGDLITSANDNCPDYPNPDQADDNSDGLGNACDCNENGVYDLTDIGNGTSQDTNSNNIPDECEAGFAVGDMNCDGSIDVLDINPFILALSDPIAYAAQYPACDINNGDINDDGNVDVLDINPFVALLAGG; the protein is encoded by the coding sequence ATGTTGGTCGCGTGCGTTGCTCCGTTTCTGATGGTCCTGGCCGCCGCCGATAACAACGTGGAGTGGGCCGGCCTGTCGCATGTAGGTTGGGAAGATCGTCGCCCGCTGTGTCCGATTCAGCAGGAGGCCTTCGACGTTTACTTCCAGGCCTACCGCTTCGACATCACCGCCGCCCGGGCCGTCGTCACCGCCGGCAGCACGTCCTTCGTGAATTGCGTCTACGATCATGACCGCGGTCCGTACGCCATCTGGAAAGCGTCGATACCCGCCAGCCCCACCAGCACCCTCCGCTACTACTTCGAAATCACCGACGGGTCCGACACGGATTATCTGAGCGTCAGCGGCGTGACGGACGGAATCCCCGGCGACGGCGGCTGGCTGGTCAACTTCAGCACGCTTGAGCACGCTCCCTACGGCGCGACGCTCGTCTACAACGCCGCCGGCAATCCCGCCGGCTGCGTCTTCCGCGTCTGGTCGCAGAATCAGACGCAGGCCTGGGTGCGCGGGCAGTTCAACAACTGGGGCACCACCAACCCGATGACGAAGATCGGCAACGATTTCTTCGCGTACGTTTCAAACGCGGCCGACCGGCAGATGTACAAGTACTACTTCAACACCGGCGCGATCTGGAAAACCGACGCGCGCGGCCGGGCGATCAATCCCGGCGACAACTACAACACGCACATCGAAAACCCGCTGCGCCACCAGTGGAACGACGGTTCGTTCCAGACGCCGGCATTTGAAGACATGATCTGCTACGAGTTGCACGTCGGCACCTTCTCCGGCTTCAACGACGGCATCGGGGCGCCGATCCCCGGCCGCTACCAGGATGTCGCGACGCACGTCAGCCACCTCGTCGAGCTGGGCGTCAACGTCGTCGAGCTGATGCCCGTGACCGAATATCCCTGGGACTTCTCCGCCGGCTACAACCCGGTCTCGCAGTGGGCCCCGGAGTGGAAGCACGGCAACCCGGATGATCTGAAGCAGATGATCGACGTGCTGCACCAGAATGGCATCGCCGTCACGCTCGACCTGGTCTGGAACCACTTCTCCAACACCGACAACTTCATGTGGCAATACGACAGCACGGCCACGCAGCTTTATTTCGACAATCCGGCGATCAACACGCCCTGGGGCTCGCAGGCCGACTACGACAAGGTCGAGGTGCGCGACTACTACGCCGACAGCCTGTTGCAATGGCTGGAAGAATTCCACGTGGACGGCTTCCGTTTCGACGCCACCGATTTCATCAACCAGTATCAGCCGGCCAACGGCTGGGGGCTGATGCAGCGGCTGAACAACAGCATGGACAACCGCTGGGTGGACAAGATCGCCGTGGCGGAGCAGCTCCCGAACGATTCCTGGGTGACGCGGCCGACGTCGCTGGGCGGGGCGGGCTTCGACAGCCAGTGGCACGACGCCTTCACCGACAATCTGCGCCAGGAGCTCATCGACGCGTCCTTTGGCGATCCCGAAATGTGGAAGATCGGCAATATCATCAACGGCAGCGGCCAGTACCTTGAGTACACGCAGGTTTCGAATTACCTGGAGCTGCACGACGAAGCCTGGCCCACCAGCGGCGGACAGCGATTCGTGCGTACGATCGACTCGGGCAACACGTCCAGCGTCTACGCCAAGGGCCGCACCAAGCTGGGACAGGGCGTCGTCATGTTCTCTCCGGGAATCCCCGTCATGCTTCAGGGAACCGAGTGGCTCGAAGACATCAACTTCGGCTCAGGCTCGCCCAGCGGCGTCGATCGCATCGACTGGTCCAAGAAAGTCACCTACCGCAGAATCTTCGACTTCTACCGCGACATGATCCATGTGCGCAAGACCAACGGCGCATTTCGCGCCAACGCCGGCCGGCAGGTCTACCACCTCAATGAAGGCGGCAACGTCATCGGCTGGCAACGGTACGACGGCTCGGGCAATGTCTGCGTCGTCATCGCCAACTTCAGCAACACCGATTACATGGACTATCACATCGGCCTGCCGCAGTCCGGCAACTGGTACGAATTGATCAACAGCCAGGCCAAGGGCTATGACGGAAACTGGCAGACCAACCCCGGCGCGCTGTCCAGCGTGGCCGAGCCCTACGACGGCCACCCGCAGTCGATCTACCTGACGCTGCCGCAAATGGGCCTCATTGTGCTCCGATGGAACAACCCGCCGGATGCGTTCCTCGACCCGGACGGCGACCTGATCACCAGCGCCAATGACAACTGCCCGGACTATCCCAACCCGGACCAGGCCGACGACAACAGCGACGGACTGGGCAACGCCTGCGATTGCAACGAGAACGGCGTTTACGACTTGACTGACATTGGCAACGGCACGAGCCAGGATACGAACTCGAACAACATCCCGGACGAGTGCGAAGCCGGATTCGCCGTCGGCGACATGAACTGCGACGGTAGCATTGACGTGCTGGATATCAACCCGTTCATCCTGGCCCTGTCCGATCCGATCGCGTACGCGGCGCAGTATCCGGCGTGCGATATCAACAACGGCGACATCAATGACGACGGAAACGTCGACGTGCTGGATATCAACCCGTTTGTGGCGCTGCTGGCGGGAGGATGA
- a CDS encoding Transposase DDE domain protein: protein MLILTDEQLDWNAAQIPDPPARPKGGRPIADKRRTLRGIFWILDNGAKWKDLPSQFGSKSTVHRWFARWVAEGVFERLLQLAGRLVETRGGYRLYECYIDGTFAKAKSGGDGVGLTKVGKGVKIMVLVDARGLPVAVETMSAGPHESKLVQRLFDFMLTRETPPRVIGDKAYDCDELDAELAERGIELIAPHRSNRSPDNVTQDRRPLQRYRRRWTVERSIAWIQNFRRLCIRWEKSTKLFQGFLHLGCTLLLLRPVLG from the coding sequence ATGTTGATACTCACGGATGAGCAATTGGACTGGAATGCGGCGCAGATACCCGATCCGCCGGCGCGACCGAAGGGCGGACGTCCAATTGCGGACAAACGCAGGACGCTGCGCGGCATCTTCTGGATTCTGGACAATGGCGCGAAGTGGAAAGACTTGCCGTCGCAGTTTGGCTCGAAGAGCACCGTGCACCGCTGGTTCGCCCGGTGGGTCGCCGAAGGTGTCTTCGAGCGCCTGTTGCAATTGGCTGGCCGGCTCGTCGAGACGCGGGGCGGCTACCGTCTGTACGAATGCTACATTGACGGGACGTTTGCGAAGGCCAAGAGCGGCGGCGACGGCGTTGGACTGACGAAAGTCGGAAAAGGCGTGAAAATCATGGTCCTGGTCGATGCACGCGGGTTGCCGGTGGCGGTCGAGACCATGTCCGCCGGTCCGCACGAGAGCAAGCTGGTCCAGCGCCTGTTCGATTTCATGTTGACCCGCGAGACGCCGCCGCGCGTGATTGGCGACAAGGCGTATGACTGTGACGAACTGGACGCGGAGCTGGCCGAGCGCGGCATTGAATTGATCGCTCCGCACCGCAGCAATCGCAGCCCGGACAACGTGACGCAGGATCGCCGTCCATTGCAGCGTTACCGGCGGCGCTGGACGGTCGAACGCAGCATTGCCTGGATTCAGAACTTCCGGAGACTGTGCATTCGCTGGGAGAAGTCCACAAAGCTGTTTCAGGGCTTCCTGCATCTCGGCTGCACGCTCCTGTTGCTTAGACCGGTTTTGGGATAG